AGCCGGGCCGACCGACCATGCGCGTCGCCACCGCCGCCGAGATCCGCGAGATCGACCGCCGCGCCGAGGAGGAATACGGGCTGCCCGGGCCCGTCCTCATGGAGCAGGCGGGGCGCCGGGCCGCGGAGGTCGTGCGGCGGGAGGTGCCCGCGGCCCGGCGGTGCGTCGTGCTGGCCGGCAAGGGGCGCAATGGCGGGGACGGGCTGGTGGCCTCCCGCCACTTGGCCGCAGCCGGGTGGCGGGTCGAGGTGCTGCTGGCGGCGCGCGAGGAGGAGCTCGGTCCCGACATCCGCCAGACGCTCATCCGCGCACGGGCGGCCGGGGTCGAGGTCATGCCGGTGACGAGCCCGGCCCTCGCCGGCGCGGAGGCCCTTC
The window above is part of the Armatimonadota bacterium genome. Proteins encoded here:
- a CDS encoding NAD(P)H-hydrate epimerase, whose protein sequence is MRVATAAEIREIDRRAEEEYGLPGPVLMEQAGRRAAEVVRREVPAARRCVVLAGKGRNGGDGLVASRHLAAAGWRVEVLLAAREEELGPDIRQTLIRARAAGVEVMPVTSPALAGAEALLSTADVILDALFGTGFRGTLVGIAARLVEAANAAPAPIVALDIPSGVDADTGAVRG